One window of the Pseudomonas sihuiensis genome contains the following:
- a CDS encoding isovaleryl-CoA dehydrogenase, giving the protein MSYPTLNFGLGETIDMLRDAVHHFAQAELAPRAAQIDRDNEFPMDMWRKFGDMGLLGMTVEEEYGGTNMGYLAHVVAMEEISRASASVGLSYGAHSNLCVNQIRKNGTHEQKLKYLPKLCSGEHVGALAMSEPNAGSDVVSMKLRAEKRGDRYVLNGNKMWITNGPDANTYVIYAKTDINAGSRGMTAFIVERDFKGFSRHQKLDKLGMRGSNTCELVFEDCEVPEENILGSEGGGVRVLMSGLDYERTVLSGGPTGIMSACMDVVLPYVHERQQFKQSIGEFQLVQGKLADMYAGMNASKSYLYNVAKACDRGEESRKDAAAVILYTAEMATKMALDTIQLLGGNGYTNEYPAGRLLRDAKLYEIGAGTSEIRRMLIGRELFNQTK; this is encoded by the coding sequence ATGAGCTACCCCACCCTCAACTTCGGCCTCGGCGAAACCATCGACATGCTGCGCGATGCGGTCCACCACTTCGCCCAGGCCGAGCTGGCCCCGCGCGCGGCGCAGATCGACCGCGACAACGAGTTCCCCATGGACATGTGGCGCAAGTTCGGCGACATGGGCCTGCTGGGCATGACCGTGGAAGAGGAATACGGCGGCACCAACATGGGTTACCTGGCCCACGTGGTGGCCATGGAAGAGATCAGCCGCGCCAGCGCCTCGGTCGGCCTGTCCTACGGCGCGCACTCGAACCTGTGCGTCAACCAGATCCGCAAGAACGGCACTCACGAGCAGAAGCTCAAGTACCTACCCAAACTGTGCTCCGGCGAGCACGTCGGCGCCCTGGCCATGAGCGAGCCCAACGCCGGCTCCGATGTGGTGTCGATGAAGCTGCGCGCCGAGAAGCGCGGCGACCGTTACGTGCTCAACGGCAACAAGATGTGGATCACCAACGGCCCGGACGCCAACACCTACGTGATCTACGCCAAGACCGACATCAACGCCGGCTCGCGCGGCATGACCGCCTTTATCGTCGAGCGCGACTTCAAGGGCTTCTCCCGCCACCAGAAGCTGGACAAGCTGGGCATGCGCGGCTCCAACACCTGCGAGCTGGTGTTCGAGGACTGCGAGGTGCCGGAAGAGAACATCCTAGGCAGCGAAGGCGGCGGCGTGCGCGTGCTGATGAGCGGCCTGGACTACGAACGCACCGTGCTCTCCGGCGGCCCCACCGGGATCATGAGCGCCTGCATGGACGTGGTGCTGCCCTACGTGCATGAGCGCCAGCAGTTCAAGCAGTCGATCGGCGAATTTCAACTGGTGCAAGGCAAGCTCGCCGACATGTACGCCGGCATGAATGCCTCCAAGTCCTACCTGTACAACGTGGCCAAGGCCTGCGACCGCGGCGAGGAATCGCGCAAGGACGCCGCCGCCGTGATCCTCTACACCGCCGAGATGGCCACCAAGATGGCCCTGGACACCATTCAACTGCTCGGCGGCAACGGCTACACCAACGAGTACCCGGCCGGGCGCCTGCTGCGTGACGCCAAGCTCTACGAGATCGGCGCCGGCACCAGCGAGATCCGCCGCATGCTGATCGGCCGCGAGCTGTTCAACCAAACGAAATAA
- a CDS encoding MerR family transcriptional regulator — MPTTYSISDLARELDVTPRAIRFYEEQGMLAPERRGQERIFSPRDLVTLKLILRGKRIGFSLAECKELIDLYDPSSGNRKQLETFMEKIAARRAQLEQQLLDIRQMQLELDTAEERCLAALAETDM, encoded by the coding sequence ATGCCCACCACCTACTCCATCTCCGACCTGGCCCGCGAACTGGACGTGACGCCGCGCGCCATCCGCTTCTACGAGGAGCAAGGCATGCTCGCCCCCGAGCGCCGCGGCCAGGAGCGCATCTTCAGCCCCCGCGATCTGGTCACCCTGAAGCTGATCCTGCGCGGCAAGCGCATCGGCTTTTCCCTGGCCGAGTGCAAGGAGCTGATCGACCTCTATGACCCCAGCAGCGGCAACCGCAAGCAGCTGGAAACCTTCATGGAAAAGATCGCCGCACGCCGCGCCCAGCTCGAGCAGCAGTTGCTGGACATCCGGCAGATGCAGCTGGAGCTCGATACCGCCGAGGAGCGCTGCCTGGCAGCCCTGGCCGAAACCGACATGTAG